Genomic window (Kwoniella botswanensis chromosome 1, complete sequence):
GGTGAGTGATGATTTGTGTTGAGGGGGCAGAcaccactcacctctctaGCTTGAATCGATGTCACGTTCCCTTTTTTCAGTAATCTGGTATCGTCCATATTCAAACCCACTATTCCGACCCAAGGAAACCCGTTAGTATCTGGATGCCTACAGGATGGCGGTTgaagagaaagttgaaagtGATCTGGAAAACTCACAAGCTAAGCTCGTTCTCAGAGCCTGCCCAATATACAACCACCCCAAATTATGCTCAGCTTCCAAGCTGTGATAGGACGCCAGATGAGCAAAAGCTTGGACTGTTGCTACGGTAGGAttcatcccttcatcatctatgAGATCCTTCGCCTTCTTTGCGAATACTCTACGTGTTTCCGAAGCTCGAAGGTATGGTTCATCGCTTATTCCCAGGGCTATCGCTAGTATCGCATTGTGAAGCATGGGTGAGTAATGAGGTGTTTTTATTTGCTGGTGATGGTTGTCGGTATACAGAGCAGTGTGAAGATCTTGACGGAATAGGATGGGATTGGTCCGTTGTCCTGATTGAAAGTGCAAAGGGCATTCAGTGACAGCACAGATGATAGGCAGCACCAGACTCACCCCAACAAGCGTAGAACCGAAAGAACCTGTCAATAGCCTGGTCATGCTGCTCTTGCGTTATGTATACCTCTGAAGGTAGATATCTGGAAAACCCATATGGGAGGGGATCTGGTGACTGCGGTGACATGTCCTGGTTTGACCTGTTGACCCGTTCGTTGCTGTATTTACCTATGTGACGGAAAGCGGATGTTGGACCATGCACCTGTAGCTCTCCCTTTTCCCCTTCCACCTATGCACACGGTATCAATCAGAATGACCATCGAAGGAAGTTCGCCGATTCAGTGGACATGAGGGGGTAATGACCACTCACCAGATGATCCTGCGACCATGACCTGAGATCGCCTGTAGATTCCTCCATCTTgtccttatccttcttatccttcttatgctctccttcatcatcctccgaACCGGCTGCATCACCGCCTCCGGCTGTACCAGGGTCTAGACCATGTTCTCTCAGGAGTCTCTCCAGGTCCTGTACACGAGTGGTGAGAGCTTGGACCTGTTGACGAGAGAGGGGCTTTCGATAATCTTCCCTTGGTTCCCAATAGCATTCATCCTACTCCCAATTCCTGAAGTcagatatacatacatacacacatgATAATGGCACTCAATAGGGATataatgactcaccttgtataCCGCACAGGTAGTACAGGATGGTCGAATCCCATCGCATTTGCATCTCCTATCATTCACGTCAGCTGACATCAGGCTTAAGCTCCCCCTCATCATTTTCACACGCAGACGCACCTCCTCCTACACGGCTCACAGGCCTTTCCCACATTTGtccgcttcttctttggtttGGCGGGAGGTGAGTGGTCGAGTACCACAGGTGTCGAAGACTCTCCTGCTGACATTATATTTTATTATTGCGATGTGAAGGTGATCAATCTAATTGGACCGAGAAGACATAGTCCAAACCCGACAATTCCAATATCGGTCATTGGGCGATTTCCAATACTGAACGCTACTTCTTCCAGATGCTTTTCAACCGGAtgcaggagcaggtgaaggtatgGAGCTATTCAGGAAATATTATGTATGACAAAATGTTATATATGCACCAACAAGGAAGACGACAGGAGGGCAGATATTGCATGGACTCGCTTAGATCAAGTTATTACAGCATTGAGGAACACGAGTTACCCTTGTTTTGGTACAGTACTGTACAGTAGTGTGGCATCCCTCGTCCCGAAGAGTCACCCCCATCTCGGactcattctcattcgcTGCCGAGACTTTGCAAATACTGAATGCTCATGTGAATCTGTAGGCTGCAGTCAGTTCCGAACCATCAGAGCCTATACATATGTTTCTTCCGATGACCTATAAATACATACATCGCCAGAACTCTACGGATTGTCCCCTTGTCCCCTTTCGCCTCTCACCCTAAGCCATCGCCTGCTTGCCTTGGGTCCTACGCGGCCAGCGATATGACGACTTGACCAGGATCCAATACAGTCCCTGGAGGTGATGCGATTTTCTTGACTACTTTTCCATCCATACTTGCATCTGCTCGTACCGCTGAGAAAGAGGGCACATTTTGATCAGCCTTCGGTCTACAAATCATCGCATGAGGCACACGGCAACCTACcgatttccatcttcatagCTTCCAAGACAGCCACCACTTGGCCATCTTTTATTGTATCTCCTACATTCACGTTGATCTTCCATACACTCGAAGTCATAGGTGCAATCACATTCACACCTTCGCCTATCAGAGAAGTGAATATCAATTACCGTCTATGCCGATAATCGTGGCATTACTCACTCTCGGAACCAGCGTCGTCCCCACCCTCAGCGGTGTTCTGAGCCTGCTTCTCTCGCCACGCTTGCACTAATCGGTTTTCCTCTTGAGTGACAGCCTTCGTAGCTAGATTTCTGTTCTTAACAAACTCTGCAGCCTCATCGGCGATGGAATCGATGAACTTCTCGTAAGAAGCAGGATCGAACGTAGTTGCTTCGACGTCAAAGTTCAGACGACCGGTCTTAAACTGCTCGTATACTTTGTCAAACTCATCAGACGTCACCTCGTAAAATTGGATTTGATCGAATTCCCGTAAGAGCCATGGGTGGTCAAAGCCTGGTTTGGCAGCATGAGGATCCCATGTAGACAACGTCCTGCCCCACAGCTGATACCCACCAGGCGATTCCATCGGATATATGACCGTGAGAGGGCCACCCAGACCGACGGTACCTTCAGCGGTGAAAGCTCGTACAGGATTGTACTTTTGAGCGACATAAATTAATCGAGGATCGAGAGGCAGCATGAATGGCAAGCCCGCTAAGAAGCTGACACCAACTACGAGCTGAGGACAGGTGACGATGGATTTTAAGGCTGTATCTCTATCTTTGACCCCATTGGCTTTAGCGATGTACTCCATGTTATCGGGTAAGTACACCGCAGATTCACGGATGGTCGCCATGTAATCCTGTATAGCCTTCTTCGAGAGCGGATCGTCCAGCAAAATAGGGAATCTGAACAATCGACTAGGTAGAGGCGAGTGAGAAGCGCTTTCCAGTTCTTCTTCGAGAGCGATCAGACGGGCAAGCATTTCTTCCTGGGTAGTGACAAGAGGATCGAACTGGACGTTGTAGGCTGTGTTCTTACTAGTTAGTGACAAGTCATTGAGGGGGCAATAGTTCCCAAAAAATGACTTACATCGTGCGCATCCGATCACAGCTACTACACCTTTGACCTCTCCAGCTTCAATCTTATTCAGTCGATGCTGTATATGAACTCTGATGAGAACGTTGGCGATCATAGGACCATAGGTAACGTGTATATGACAATCGCCGGCCTGAGATTTAGTTAGCTAACTTCACTTAGTCATGTCAGAAGATCCGCTCACCTGTCTGTATTTGACTTCGATTGTCTTTTTGACGGGATCTACAGGTGTATGATGTAATATCGTCTCATCCCAATCCTCCGGAAGGTCGATATTGATGGTTTTTAATTCGCCAGAAGATGTTTGGCCGTTGATGAATCCCTTGATCTGTGACACATATTCTTCCGTTCTGCGTCGGAGGAGAAGAGCCGAGCTCCAAGATATCCTTTTGAATCGGATCGAATCACCCGGTCGACATTGGCCGAGTCGCCAGAAATCACCACGTACGATCGTATTGGTAATAGCGAGACCTCCAGCCATCGGTCCATCCTGTGAAGACTTTCAGCTTCAGGGCTATATGCCAACTGATGGGAACACCTACCACTGGGAGAATGACCGGATCGTCACCGTTCCAGTTTAGCCCACCATACGAGTAAGGCTCGTCGATAACGTTTGCGGGATgacttccaccttctccaccgTCTTCTCTTGACCACTGGAGTCTTGGTCCCTTGAGACGATACCCGGACCGAGACGCATTGTGAGAGATCTTCCATTCAGTCTCATAGAGAGTCTTTCGATCTAAAGCACGGAGTCAGCTACGAAGTTCAGGGCTGCGACAGTgacaaatcaccttcttcggtGGTAAAGTCTGGTTCATCATGGGGCCCTGGCATCGTATAAAGCTCCCATTTGTTCTTCCACAGACCGTCTAATCGGGCGATTTGAGGGATTGTGATCGGCTTGTAATGCTCAGCCCATTCTTCTGTATGAGGATCCAGGTCCAGACTGTCGTTGGGAAGCAAGTGTCTCCCTTGTACACCTCCCAATTTCAGCGTGGTAGTTGTCGATTTGGATCCTAGATATACAGGGATTGTAGGGAAGCCACCTCTGATCGCGATGTAACTTCGACATCCGGAAGACACCATACCCAATTTCAGTTTCTTGCCCGCAGGTACCAGTAGTGAGGTGTACATATCGACCTTCCCCCCATCGATCGAGACGTCCACCACACCTCCAGTGACAGCCACGATGGCAGGTGCATGGAACAGTAGTTCGGGCCCTACAAGAGTAACTTCTAAAGCCTCCACATTCTCGTGATTACCCACAAGAAGATTGGCGACTCGGAAAGAAACCGAATCCATGGGACCACTTTCAGGTACACCATTGCCGACACCTTTTCTCGCTGGTAGATCTTGGACAGTCGTATAAGCTCCACCTGAAATGACGTCTACGGTAGTAGgagagaagttgaagtgaTCACTGGTCAAGAATGCGGTGGTGGTATCTCCGATTCTGAACGCGTTCGAGCCAACAATAGCAGCGAGATACTGGAAGTTGGTCGGACAGCCTTGGACTTTCGATTGGGTAAGCGTCGCTAACATTTTATCGGTAGCTTGATCATGTGAATCTCGATCCCACACGATAACTTTGGCGATCATGGGGTCGTAGAATGGGGATATGTTGGTTCCCGATTGAATCCAGGTGTCAACTCTTACACCCTCAGCTTCATACCACTCCACATGTTGTAGCAAGCCAGGCGAAGGAGCAAAGTTCCTTGAGGGTACTTCCGCATATACTCTGGCTTCAATGGCGAAACCAGTAGGGCTGTCTTTCTGCAACGCTTTCAAGGCGGTCATCTCTAGGCCGCCTCTGCCTCTGGCTTGCATTTCAGCCTGCTGAAGCATGAGCGAGACGAGGTCGACATCGTAGCACATCTCGGTGATACCATGCTCAACCTGTAATCGAGTGCTGTATTGCATTTAGCTTCTATCATGTGGTGGAAATAAAATTGTCTACTTACTTCATCTCCAAAAAGTAGAATGATCCGTCCGTATCGTCCACCAAGAATCTTCAATGAAAAGATCAGCTCGATGATTTAGGATGAAACACAACTTGTCACTCACTCTACTGTACCGGCACTACCATAACATACGTTACTCGCCAATGATACCGCACAGCTGGTCAAACGTTCTCGCAGTTCTGGGGATACATCACTTAGATTAGCACACAACGTTGACCGTGATGACTGATGACAATCGAACCTACCTGGTCTGTTGTGAACAAAAGGGGAAGGGCATTCTTCGACCACCTTTTGATGTCGCCTCTGGATACTACATTCCCTTTCACCAAAATGAACGGCTCCTCCCAACCCATTCCCGAATACCTGCACTTCAACGTGACGACTTTTGGCAACATATTTCTCCATAAACATAGCAGTATTCTTGAACAAGGT
Coding sequences:
- a CDS encoding urea carboxylase, which codes for MVLIIDSFQRIRKVLIANRGEIACRIIRSCKELGLTSIAIYSKADRSSAHVRLADEAWLLPGNDQTAYITEEDVLEIARKSGANAVIPGYGFLSENDGFAEKVEAAGLTWVGPSSEVITKFGLKHTARELAVQAGVPVISGTDLLNSAEEALVAASKIGYPVMLKATAGGGGMGLQICWNESEIEAAFHSVHARGATLFKNTAMFMEKYVAKSRHVEVQVFGNGLGGAVHFGERECSIQRRHQKVVEECPSPFVHNRPELRERLTSCAVSLASNVCYGSAGTVEFLVDDTDGSFYFLEMNTRLQVEHGITEMCYDVDLVSLMLQQAEMQARGRGGLEMTALKALQKDSPTGFAIEARVYAEVPSRNFAPSPGLLQHVEWYEAEGVRVDTWIQSGTNISPFYDPMIAKVIVWDRDSHDQATDKMLATLTQSKVQGCPTNFQYLAAIVGSNAFRIGDTTTAFLTSDHFNFSPTTVDVISGGAYTTVQDLPARKGVGNGVPESGPMDSVSFRVANLLVGNHENVEALEVTLVGPELLFHAPAIVAVTGGVVDVSIDGGKVDMYTSLLVPAGKKLKLGMVSSGCRSYIAIRGGFPTIPVYLGSKSTTTTLKLGGVQGRHLLPNDSLDLDPHTEEWAEHYKPITIPQIARLDGLWKNKWELYTMPGPHDEPDFTTEEDRKTLYETEWKISHNASRSGYRLKGPRLQWSREDGGEGGSHPANVIDEPYSYGGLNWNGDDPVILPVDGPMAGGLAITNTIVRGDFWRLGQCRPGDSIRFKRISWSSALLLRRRTEEYVSQIKGFINGQTSSGELKTINIDLPEDWDETILHHTPVDPVKKTIEVKYRQAGDCHIHVTYGPMIANVLIRVHIQHRLNKIEAGEVKGVVAVIGCARSYNVQFDPLVTTQEEMLARLIALEEELESASHSPLPSRLFRFPILLDDPLSKKAIQDYMATIRESAVYLPDNMEYIAKANGVKDRDTALKSIVTCPQLVVGVSFLAGLPFMLPLDPRLIYVAQKYNPVRAFTAEGTVGLGGPLTVIYPMESPGGYQLWGRTLSTWDPHAAKPGFDHPWLLREFDQIQFYEVTSDEFDKVYEQFKTGRLNFDVEATTFDPASYEKFIDSIADEAAEFVKNRNLATKAVTQEENRLVQAWREKQAQNTAEGGDDAGSESEGVNVIAPMTSSVWKINVNVGDTIKDGQVVAVLEAMKMEIAVRADASMDGKVVKKIASPPGTVLDPGQVVISLAA